A portion of the Glycine max cultivar Williams 82 chromosome 10, Glycine_max_v4.0, whole genome shotgun sequence genome contains these proteins:
- the LOC100785771 gene encoding uncharacterized protein: MSTDLHLHNDLPQLRIASAAAADAVVKTDDLPSDDDDRNAVSSVITQTETETDGATIVDVAVAVNVNVNVNDENYRTPTSKESKIPATMTCPPAPRKPKLASCKRKLLDEFQFFDVTNKEDMDAFFRSTFPKKSCTCT; this comes from the coding sequence ATGTCCACCGACTTGCACCTCCACAACGACCTGCCCCAGCTCCGAATCGcctccgccgccgccgccgatGCCGTCGTCAAAACCGACGACCTCCCCTCCGACGATGACGACCGCAACGCCGTCTCTTCCGTCATCACTCAAACCGAGACCGAAACTGACGGAGCCACCATCGTCGACGTCGCCGTCGCCGTCAACGTCAACGTCAACGTCAACGACGAGAATTACCGTACTCCGACTTCGAAGGAGAGCAAAATTCCAGCGACGATGACGTGTCCGCCGGCGCCGAGGAAGCCGAAGCTCGCCTCCTGCAAAAGAAAACTTCTTGATGAGTTTCAGTTCTTCGATGTCACGAATAAGGAGGACATGGACGCCTTCTTCAGATCCACTTTTCCTAAGAAGAGCTGCACTTGTACATGA
- the LOC102666785 gene encoding F-box/kelch-repeat protein At3g17530 yields MSGNVLFPDEILVEILHRLPSKSILRCSAVCKSWRSLISNESFISLHRRHSPSFLLLGFSNKLFLPHRRHHHDPSLTLSYTLLRLPSFPDLEFPVLSFCNGLICIAYGERCLPIIICNPSIRRYVCLPTPHDYPCYYNSCIALGFDSTNCDYKVIRISCIVDDESFGLSAPLVELYSLKSGSWRILDGIAPVCYVAGDAPHGFEDGLVHWVAKRDVTHAWYYFLLTFRLEDEMFGEVMLPGSLAHVSSVAVVVKVVGGGNGKTLTVYHVSACYPCSCEIWVMKEYGVVESWNKVFSFSMNAFCLVIPSLEMTIIEVAVPPAALCVTHSGEVLLLVDVAGRRCLYSLDMERTSFTELQIEVDTEFVYSGYYAESLVLLNNASGVVSY; encoded by the coding sequence ATGTCTGGCAACGTGCTTTTCCCGGATGAAATCCTGGTGGAAATCCTCCACAGACTTCCATCAAAGAGCATTCTGAGATGCAGCGCCGTGTGCAAGTCATGGCGCTCTCTAATCAGCAACGAATCCTTCATCTCCCTCCACCGCCGCCACTCCCCTTCCTTTCTCCTCCTTGGCTTCAGCAACAAGCTCTTCCTCCCCCACCGCCGCCACCACCACGATCCCTCCCTCACCCTCTCCTACACCCTCCTCCGCCTTCCCTCCTTCCCCGATCTCGAGTTCCCCGTCCTTTCCTTCTGTAATGGTCTCATTTGCATTGCCTACGGTGAACGATGCCTCCCCATTATCATTTGCAATCCAAGTATTCGACGATATGTCTGCCTCCCCACACCCCACGACTACCCTTGCTACTACAATTCCTGCATTGCCCTCGGCTTTGATTCCACTAATTGCGATTACAAGGTTATCAGGATTTCTTGCATTGTGGATGATGAAAGCTTTGGCCTTTCTGCTCCCTTGGTTGAGCTTTACTCTCTTAAATCTGGCTCTTGGAGGATCCTTGATGGCATTGCTCCTGTCTGTTACGTGGCTGGAGATGCTCCCCATGGCTTTGAGGACGGCCTTGTTCATTGGGTCGCCAAAAGAGATGTGACTCATGCTTGGTACTATTTTCTTTTGACCTTTCGTCTCGAGGATGAGATGTTTGGTGAGGTTATGCTGCCTGGGAGCTTGGCTCATGTATCCTCGGTTGCAGTTGTGGTTAAGGTTGTCGGAGGTGGGAACGGGAAGACTCTCACTGTGTACCATGTGAGCGCCTGTTATCCATGCTCTTGTGAAATCTGGGTGATGAAAGAGTATGGTGTGGTGGAGTCTTGGAATAAGGTCTTTTCTTTTAGTATGAACGCATTTTGTTTGGTAATACCATCTTTGGAGATGACAATCATTGAAGTTGCAGTTCCACCGGCAGCTCTGTGTGTTACACACAGCGGAGAGGTGTTGTTGCTCGTGGATGTGGCAGGAAGGAGATGCCTGTATTCACTGGACATGGAGAGGACAAGCTTTACGGAACTTCAAATTGAAGTAGACACAGAGTTTGTTTATTCTGGTTATTATGCTGAGAGCTTAGTTTTACTGAACAATGCAAGTGGTGTAGTGTCTTATTAA
- the LOC100778620 gene encoding uncharacterized protein isoform X1 has protein sequence MMHSVKGGWGRTFALANHNDSEGRKTRIRRSKQERKAMVESFIKKYQELNNGNFPSLNLTHKEVGGSFYTVREIVRDVIQENRVLGPAKFTLEELNTDQFFEQNPLGSIARNPQPFLAASLIENHCEPDKLQDTNSKMISASDVSYTEAVHQAVDKGHVISIGHVDVTTNESIEVPVVAADGCDTGAELPMFDKGHIMNVSQVDVTSNESAESVVISDEYCCAGTEHKIIDKGHVLNGSQVNMITKESNETAIPETQVDDSSALNQNVEQELAAAAIPMAEVTAVTEDLIVETFPLSSVSGTTDGIRSLGGLGDSSNSPENDIKMLEVKQGEKYAPGNQILENSSNTGLDKEENVQDILEESSNHSTRKEHFDHHEFEDRTDSQVRASHQNTTTFKTIDQNQMIDGVKTSTHTNNLSKTCKPSEEDGSLLKADKHRVDDQLGGNSQRRKNTTVDRINLESWDGAAKKSAKQEPNPLLAVLKVFVDAFVKFWSG, from the exons ATGATGCACTCTGTAAAGGGTGGGTGGGGGAGAACGTTTGCGCTTGCTAACCACAATGATTCCGAAGGGAGAAAGACTCGGATTCGCCGCTCAAAGCAGGAAAGAAAGGCAATGGTGGAATCCTTTATAAAGAA GTACCAAGAGTTGAACAATGGAAACTTTCCATCACTTAATCTTACGCATAAAGAAGTTGGTGGCTCTTTCTACACAGTACGGGAGATTGTACGTGATGTAATTCAAGAAAATAGAGTGTTAGGTCCTGCTAAGTTCACTTTAGAAGAGCTAAACACTGATCAATTTTTTGAACAAAATCCGCTGGGTTCAATTGCCAGAAATCCTCAACCTTTTTTGGCTGCATCTTTAATTGAAAATCATTGTGAACCTGATAAACTTCAGGATACAAATAGCAAAATGATTTCTGCTTCTGATGTGTCTTATACTGAAGCTGTGCACCAGGCGGTTGACAAAGGGCATGTCATAAGTATTGGCCATGTAGATGTGACAACCAATGAATCCATTGAAGTGCCTGTTGTTGCTGCTGATGGGTGTGATACTGGAGCTGAGCTTCCAATGTTTGACAAAGGGCATATCATGAATGTTAGCCAGGTTGATGTGACAAGCAATGAATCTGCTGAAAGTGTTGTTATTTCTGATGAGTATTGTTGCGCTGGAACCGAGCACAAAATTATTGACAAAGGGCATGTCTTAAATGGTAGCCAGGTGAATATGATAACCAAGGAATCCAATGAAACTGCTATTCCTGAGACACAGGTGGATGATTCTTCTGCACTCAATCAAAATGTTGAGCAAGAATTGGCAGCTGCCGCGATACCAATGGCTGAAGTAACTGCTGTGACAGAAGACTTGATAGTAGAGACATTTCCATTAAGCTCTGTTTCTGGGACTACTGATGGAATAAGAAGTCTGGGAGGGTTGGGGGACTCTAGTAATTCACcagaaaatgatataaaaatgtTGGAAGTGAAACAAGGTGAGAAGTATGCCCCTGGAAATCAAATATTGGAGAACTCCTCTAACACTGGGCTTGATAAGGAGGAGAATGTACAAGATATATTAGAAGAAAGCTCCAATCATTCTACCCGCAAAGAACATTTTGATCATCATGAATTTGAAGATCGCACTGATTCTCAAGTTAGAGCATCTCATCAAAATACCACAACCTTCAAAACCATTGACCAAAACCAGATGATAGATGGAGTTaag ACAAGCACTCACACCAATAACCTCAGCAAGACTTGTAAACCTTCAGAGGAAGATGGTAGCCTGCTAAAAGCTGATAAACATAGAGTTGATGATCAACTTGGTGGCAATtctcaaagaagaaaaaacacaactGTGGATAGGATCAATCT AGAATCCTGGGATGGAGCAGCTAAGAAATCTGCAAAACAAGAACCTAACCCTCTTTTAGCTGTTTTGAAAGTTTTTGTTGATgcttttgtgaaattttggtcGGGATGA
- the LOC100778620 gene encoding uncharacterized protein isoform X2 has protein sequence MMHSVKGGWGRTFALANHNDSEGRKTRIRRSKQERKAMVESFIKKYQELNNGNFPSLNLTHKEVGGSFYTVREIVRDVIQENRVLGPAKFTLEELNTDQFFEQNPLGSIARNPQPFLAASLIENHCEPDKLQDTNSKMISASDVSYTEAVHQAVDKGHVISIGHVDVTTNESIEVPVVAADGCDTGAELPMFDKGHIMNVSQVDVTSNESAESVVISDEYCCAGTEHKIIDKGHVLNGSQVNMITKESNETAIPETQVDDSSALNQNVEQELAAAAIPMAEVTAVTEDLIVETFPLSSVSGTTDGIRSLGGLGDSSNSPENDIKMLEVKQGEKYAPGNQILENSSNTGLDKEENVQDILEESSNHSTRKEHFDHHEFEDRTDSQVRASHQNTTTFKTIDQNQMIDGTSTHTNNLSKTCKPSEEDGSLLKADKHRVDDQLGGNSQRRKNTTVDRINLESWDGAAKKSAKQEPNPLLAVLKVFVDAFVKFWSG, from the exons ATGATGCACTCTGTAAAGGGTGGGTGGGGGAGAACGTTTGCGCTTGCTAACCACAATGATTCCGAAGGGAGAAAGACTCGGATTCGCCGCTCAAAGCAGGAAAGAAAGGCAATGGTGGAATCCTTTATAAAGAA GTACCAAGAGTTGAACAATGGAAACTTTCCATCACTTAATCTTACGCATAAAGAAGTTGGTGGCTCTTTCTACACAGTACGGGAGATTGTACGTGATGTAATTCAAGAAAATAGAGTGTTAGGTCCTGCTAAGTTCACTTTAGAAGAGCTAAACACTGATCAATTTTTTGAACAAAATCCGCTGGGTTCAATTGCCAGAAATCCTCAACCTTTTTTGGCTGCATCTTTAATTGAAAATCATTGTGAACCTGATAAACTTCAGGATACAAATAGCAAAATGATTTCTGCTTCTGATGTGTCTTATACTGAAGCTGTGCACCAGGCGGTTGACAAAGGGCATGTCATAAGTATTGGCCATGTAGATGTGACAACCAATGAATCCATTGAAGTGCCTGTTGTTGCTGCTGATGGGTGTGATACTGGAGCTGAGCTTCCAATGTTTGACAAAGGGCATATCATGAATGTTAGCCAGGTTGATGTGACAAGCAATGAATCTGCTGAAAGTGTTGTTATTTCTGATGAGTATTGTTGCGCTGGAACCGAGCACAAAATTATTGACAAAGGGCATGTCTTAAATGGTAGCCAGGTGAATATGATAACCAAGGAATCCAATGAAACTGCTATTCCTGAGACACAGGTGGATGATTCTTCTGCACTCAATCAAAATGTTGAGCAAGAATTGGCAGCTGCCGCGATACCAATGGCTGAAGTAACTGCTGTGACAGAAGACTTGATAGTAGAGACATTTCCATTAAGCTCTGTTTCTGGGACTACTGATGGAATAAGAAGTCTGGGAGGGTTGGGGGACTCTAGTAATTCACcagaaaatgatataaaaatgtTGGAAGTGAAACAAGGTGAGAAGTATGCCCCTGGAAATCAAATATTGGAGAACTCCTCTAACACTGGGCTTGATAAGGAGGAGAATGTACAAGATATATTAGAAGAAAGCTCCAATCATTCTACCCGCAAAGAACATTTTGATCATCATGAATTTGAAGATCGCACTGATTCTCAAGTTAGAGCATCTCATCAAAATACCACAACCTTCAAAACCATTGACCAAAACCAGATGATAGATGGA ACAAGCACTCACACCAATAACCTCAGCAAGACTTGTAAACCTTCAGAGGAAGATGGTAGCCTGCTAAAAGCTGATAAACATAGAGTTGATGATCAACTTGGTGGCAATtctcaaagaagaaaaaacacaactGTGGATAGGATCAATCT AGAATCCTGGGATGGAGCAGCTAAGAAATCTGCAAAACAAGAACCTAACCCTCTTTTAGCTGTTTTGAAAGTTTTTGTTGATgcttttgtgaaattttggtcGGGATGA